The following are from one region of the Paenibacillus sp. KS-LC4 genome:
- a CDS encoding LysM peptidoglycan-binding domain-containing protein yields MHIHTVKKGDTLWQLGQRFGVSTDAIALANGISADAPLVIGQAIIIPSETGNHKVLPGESLWSIGLKYGVTIEQLMRANELKNPALIKAGQVLIIPQPEKPIIEVNGYTEKFDASGVALVHEIGANLTYLSPFSYRIQLDGTLVPIDDSAIIEAAFQEKVAPMMVLTNFENGTFSSDIAHAVLTDAAIQSAVIASVLSVMQQKRYMALNVDFEYVRPVDREAYNAFLQRLVDALHPHHLLVSTCLAPKQSAEQKGTLYEGHDYAAHGRIVDFVILMTYEWGWSGGPPLAVAPLNEVVKVLNYALSVIPASKIVMGMPLYGYDWTLPYVKGGKWAPTVNPPQAVARAAKYGATIEYDPIAESPHYTYYDEQGAQHTVWYEDARSVQAKFNIVKNYKLRGVSYWVLGVPFPQNWYVLQQNFTIRKLV; encoded by the coding sequence ATGCATATCCATACGGTTAAAAAAGGCGATACGCTATGGCAGCTAGGACAGCGCTTCGGCGTCAGCACAGATGCTATCGCTTTGGCAAATGGCATATCTGCTGATGCTCCACTCGTCATTGGCCAGGCAATCATTATTCCTTCGGAGACTGGCAATCACAAGGTGCTTCCGGGGGAGAGCCTATGGTCGATCGGCCTGAAATACGGCGTGACAATCGAACAGCTCATGCGCGCCAACGAGCTCAAAAACCCTGCCCTCATTAAGGCTGGCCAAGTGCTCATCATACCCCAGCCGGAGAAGCCTATCATTGAGGTGAACGGCTATACGGAAAAATTCGACGCGAGCGGCGTAGCGCTCGTGCATGAAATTGGGGCGAACCTTACTTATCTCAGCCCGTTCAGCTACCGTATTCAGTTGGACGGTACGCTGGTGCCGATCGACGACAGCGCTATTATTGAAGCGGCCTTTCAAGAGAAAGTAGCACCGATGATGGTGTTAACCAATTTTGAGAACGGCACCTTCAGCAGCGATATCGCCCATGCCGTGCTGACGGATGCCGCGATTCAAAGCGCAGTCATTGCGAGTGTTCTGTCCGTTATGCAGCAGAAGCGCTATATGGCGCTGAATGTGGATTTTGAATATGTGCGACCGGTGGATCGTGAGGCTTATAATGCTTTTCTGCAAAGGCTGGTCGATGCGCTGCATCCTCATCATCTGCTCGTCTCCACCTGTCTTGCTCCCAAGCAAAGCGCGGAGCAGAAGGGCACGCTATACGAAGGTCATGATTATGCCGCCCATGGGCGAATTGTCGACTTCGTTATTTTGATGACGTATGAATGGGGCTGGTCCGGCGGCCCTCCGCTCGCCGTCGCTCCACTCAACGAAGTCGTTAAGGTGCTAAATTATGCGCTTTCCGTCATCCCCGCCTCCAAAATTGTTATGGGCATGCCGCTCTATGGCTATGACTGGACGCTGCCTTATGTGAAAGGCGGCAAATGGGCGCCAACGGTTAATCCGCCGCAAGCTGTTGCACGGGCTGCCAAATATGGCGCTACCATTGAGTATGATCCAATAGCCGAATCGCCTCATTATACTTATTATGATGAACAAGGCGCGCAGCATACGGTCTGGTATGAGGATGCGCGCAGCGTACAAGCTAAATTCAATATTGTGAAAAATTATAAGCTCAGGGGGGTCAGCTATTGGGTGCTCGGCGTGCCTTTCCCGCAAAACTGGTACGTCCTGCAGCAAAACTTCACCATCCGCAAGCTCGTGTAG